A window of Roseburia hominis A2-183 genomic DNA:
TCATCCGCCTGGGGAATGTTTACCTTATAGCGGCTCCGGGAGTGGGAGCGGCGGTTGATAAAGGAAAGCTGGAACGGCAGGGAGCTGTCAAAGTAGTTGAGAAATGAGCTCCAACCGCCAAAGATTGCAGTCTGATCCTCAGTGGATGCCACGGAATAATTGATGTCCTCATATTCCACGGTCTTTGTGTAGAGCCCGCCGGGGAGCTTGCATACCCCGTCCGGATGCATCGCCACATAGGGGATCGTCTGCTGGGCGGACAGGGCCGCCCGGTTTTTAGCCTTTGCGGTTTTTCTTCCGCTGGTTGGATTTGCCTTTCGCAATCACATCCTCCTTTCTCACAGCGCCCCGTTCGGCAAAGGGGGCGTAAATGTTTTGTGTCTGATAGGGCCTGACTCCGGACCGCAGAAACCGGGCCCGTATGATGTTTTTCAGCACCTTTTCCGCCGGGAGCCCGTCTTTTTCATACATGGCCAGAAGAAACGCCGGGAGCATCACGGCCAGCATAAGGAACATGGCCCCGGTATTGCCGATAGAGCCCCGGGCCAGCAGATAGGACGGGATGCCTACCGCCGCCGCACAGCTAAAACAGATGAGCTGGCGCTTGGTAAGGTTTAGGGCCATTTTGGTTTTTACTTTTGACAGGTCGTTGGGTACATTCACATAGGGCATGGATCAGCCTCCTTTCCGGCCCCTTTAACCTCGGGACACTTTGTCCCAAAGTCCGGGATCGTGCTTTTCACTTCATTTCCCCACACCTCCCAGCCGGGCGGGGACTGTCTGGCAAAGAGCTCCACCCGGGGCAGGTCGCCCATAAGGGCCACGATCTTTTCCCGGGCCTCGTCCGGCTTTTTGCTGTGGGCTTCAATCGGGGAAATGATAAACTGATGGATATTTGCCGCCTGCCGTTTGGGATGGCCCTTGGTAGCTAGCAGGCAGATTTCTGCATTTCCCCTCGTCCAGAAGCCAAGGCCATAAAACCAACTGTCCGCCTTTTTATTCTTTTTCAGCCAGACAAAGGCCACAGACTTATAGCGGAAGCCCCACGCCTCTATGAGCCGCAGGGCCTCCGGGAGCTGGGGGAAAGTCGCCCACAAAAAAAGTGCACTGTCCGGGGCGGCCAGATCAGCCACCGGGAGCGCACACAGATCGTCAATCCCCATTGTGGGATAATGGTTTTCTGCCGCCCCCTGTACTTTATTGCGCTGGTACTGCCAAGGGGGATCGGCGTAAATGATAGAATAGTTTCCGATAGTCATACTCCTTTCTGCCCGGCTTTGACCGCCTCAGTAGCCAGCCGGATGCGTTCTGTAGCTGGGGCGTAAAAGGCCGGGGCGGTTTCAAAGCATACAAAGCGGCGGCCCGTATTGACGGCAGCCACAGCAGTCGTGCCGGAGCCAGCGCAGATGTCTGCCACTACCTCCCCGGGCCGGGTATAGGTTCTGATGAGATACTCGCACAGCTCCACGGGTTTCTGCGTTGGGTGGACGGTACGCTGTACGGAAGAAAAGGCCAGCAGGTTTCCGGGAAAACGAAGGCCATCCTCTGATCCGCTGCTGGAAC
This region includes:
- a CDS encoding PrgI family protein, whose protein sequence is MPYVNVPNDLSKVKTKMALNLTKRQLICFSCAAAVGIPSYLLARGSIGNTGAMFLMLAVMLPAFLLAMYEKDGLPAEKVLKNIIRARFLRSGVRPYQTQNIYAPFAERGAVRKEDVIAKGKSNQRKKNRKG
- a CDS encoding MT-A70 family methyltransferase produces the protein MTIGNYSIIYADPPWQYQRNKVQGAAENHYPTMGIDDLCALPVADLAAPDSALFLWATFPQLPEALRLIEAWGFRYKSVAFVWLKKNKKADSWFYGLGFWTRGNAEICLLATKGHPKRQAANIHQFIISPIEAHSKKPDEAREKIVALMGDLPRVELFARQSPPGWEVWGNEVKSTIPDFGTKCPEVKGAGKEADPCPM